In Nerophis ophidion isolate RoL-2023_Sa linkage group LG02, RoL_Noph_v1.0, whole genome shotgun sequence, one DNA window encodes the following:
- the immp1l gene encoding mitochondrial inner membrane protease subunit 1, whose product MFRRVLGKTLGFVGYTIQYGCIGHCAFEYIGEIVVCSGPSMEPTIVNKDVIFLDRMSRHLCKIQKGDIVVAKSLFDPNMNICKRVIGLEGDKVSTSGPSDLFKTHTFVPLGHVWLEGDNLTNSTDSRSYGPIPYALIRGRVCLKLWPPHNFGTLSESPTRRIIEDQNDYDSE is encoded by the exons ATGTTTCGCCGTGTTCTCGGGAAGACCTTAGGGTTTGTTGGCTACACCATCCAGTATGGCTGCATTGGACATTGTGCTTTTGAGTACATCGGAGAGATTGTGGTG TGCTCCGGTCCATCAATGGAGCCCACTATAGTGAACAAAGATGTAATTTTCTTGGATCGGATGAGTCGGCATCTTTGCAAAATACAAAA GGGTGATATTGTCGTTGCAAAAAGCCTGTTCGACCCCAATATGAATATTTGCAAAAGGGTCATTGGATTGGAAGGTGATAAAGTCTCCACAAGTGGTCCTTCAGATCTTTTCAAGACCCACACATTT GTTCCATTAGGCCACGTATGGCTAGAAGGGGATAACCTTACGAACTCGACTGACTCAAGGAGCTATGGCCCGATTCCCTATGCTCTCATCCGAGGGCGTGTTTGCTTGAAG CTCTGGCCCCCGCATAATTTTGGAACCCTCAGTGAAAGTCCGACCAGACGGATCATTGAAGATCAGAATGATTATGATTCAGAATGA